From Arcobacter arenosus, one genomic window encodes:
- a CDS encoding hotdog fold thioesterase — protein sequence MEIWKKKFTLEEINESSKNTATENLEIVITKLTENSLEGQMPVNEKTCQPKGILHGGASALMIETLGSFAGYLAAPINDGIVGIEINANHIAGVKKGNYVRGVATPLHIGKTTHVWEVKIYENDTNKLCCAGRITLAVIKEQI from the coding sequence ATGGAAATATGGAAAAAAAAATTTACACTAGAAGAGATAAATGAATCTAGTAAAAATACAGCCACTGAAAATTTAGAAATTGTAATTACTAAATTGACAGAAAATAGCTTAGAAGGTCAAATGCCAGTTAATGAAAAAACTTGCCAACCAAAAGGTATTTTACATGGTGGAGCATCGGCTTTAATGATTGAAACATTAGGAAGTTTTGCAGGGTATTTAGCGGCTCCTATTAATGATGGTATTGTTGGAATAGAAATAAATGCAAACCATATTGCAGGTGTAAAAAAAGGAAACTATGTAAGAGGAGTTGCAACACCTTTACACATAGGGAAAACAACACATGTATGGGAAGTTAAAATTTATGAAAATGATACCAATAAACTTTGTTGTGCGGGAAGAATTACTCTTGCTGTGATAAAAGAACAAATATAA
- a CDS encoding Bcr/CflA family efflux MFS transporter, with translation MKKLTNHIYLAILLALLASLGPMGIDTYIPSIPDISSSFNVSIEKVELSIAIFLIGLSVGQIFGGVISDRFGRRSSSIYGLIGFSFFSFLIIFSHSIYEIWIYRFFEAFCGGIVLVNASAVVRDKFKGNEAAKVFSIIGTVRSVAPLIAPAIGAFIIHFFPWEAVFIFLTVYPLIILFIVQKYLDNTKSDEKQNILNSFYLVLSNKKAMISMFVLGLSFSGIFVFISKASFIYIESFNISTDLFPLYFSSHFVALMVFTKFNITLLKHFEIIKIMKITLLIQVFICILFLLNYKDITLIETMIYLIIYTGLMGFIFGNSLALAMNSFSKNAGVASSVAGVLQFGMASLVSAIVLSFKSEDFFILAISILVLTLASFFILGKYKEN, from the coding sequence TTGAAAAAATTAACTAATCATATCTATTTAGCTATATTATTAGCTCTTTTAGCTTCATTAGGTCCAATGGGAATTGATACATATATCCCCTCTATTCCAGATATTTCATCTTCTTTTAATGTATCTATCGAAAAAGTAGAATTATCTATAGCTATTTTTTTAATTGGTTTATCTGTTGGGCAAATTTTTGGTGGAGTGATTTCAGATAGGTTTGGAAGAAGAAGTAGTTCTATTTATGGTTTAATAGGATTTTCTTTTTTTAGTTTCTTAATTATATTTAGTCATTCAATTTATGAAATCTGGATATATAGATTTTTTGAGGCATTTTGTGGGGGTATTGTTTTAGTAAATGCTTCTGCTGTTGTTAGGGATAAATTTAAAGGTAATGAAGCTGCAAAAGTCTTTTCAATAATTGGTACAGTTAGAAGTGTAGCTCCTTTAATAGCTCCAGCTATTGGTGCTTTTATAATCCATTTCTTCCCATGGGAAGCAGTTTTTATATTTTTAACAGTATATCCTCTTATAATTTTGTTTATTGTTCAAAAATATTTAGATAATACAAAAAGTGATGAAAAACAAAATATTTTGAATTCATTTTATTTGGTTTTATCTAATAAAAAAGCTATGATTTCTATGTTTGTATTGGGGTTAAGTTTTTCGGGTATATTTGTTTTTATTTCAAAAGCTTCTTTTATTTATATTGAATCATTTAATATTTCAACAGATTTATTCCCTTTATATTTTAGTTCTCATTTTGTAGCATTAATGGTATTTACAAAATTTAATATTACTTTATTGAAACATTTTGAGATTATAAAAATCATGAAAATAACACTTTTAATCCAAGTTTTTATTTGTATACTTTTTTTATTAAATTATAAAGATATAACTTTAATAGAAACAATGATTTATCTAATAATTTATACTGGTCTAATGGGTTTTATTTTTGGTAACTCTTTGGCTCTTGCAATGAACTCTTTTTCAAAAAATGCAGGGGTTGCTTCTTCGGTTGCAGGTGTTCTTCAATTTGGAATGGCCTCTTTAGTTTCTGCAATTGTATTAAGTTTTAAAAGTGAAGATTTTTTTATTTTAGCAATAAGTATTTTAGTTTTAACCTTAGCTTCTTTTTTTATATTAGGAAAGTATAAAGAGAATTAA
- a CDS encoding acetate--CoA ligase family protein yields the protein MNKAIRRTNEETVESISSLLNPKSVVILGASAKPGSSARNIIKTLKLNGYKGEINLLGRNSGDIDGIEIKTSLNDLPKGIDLGILAIPAASVYDAIVDLKSIDVKTVVCMSAGFAELGEEGHALQDKIGKYAYENNIRLVGPNCIGYFNYVNNFHLVLIDLPKQVPFDKNGSKGVAIITQSGGIGLFIGQSLGKRAVPTSYSVTIGNQADIELSDLIDFFIEDEYTGAIAIYAEEIKNPQNLLNAVKRANAVNKNVILMHSGRSEASRSITQSHTGSLTGDYTLMETKLLNAGVAMVNSLDELITLSELLLRFPKPVSGEVGLLTHSGAVCAIATDQFEDCNLVMAALSSDIEEKLKEIIPEYLPARNPFDVGVEAARDPELVGKGLDLLLTEPKIGSTLVVLPTDQDIGTKSIFLNGFIDSMKKHPEKPAIYVPLDESNIYEPEFMTLARDNGVVLGKSMESAVKALSNVDKLCRNKSKQRRENEIIKIDMISQLDSGNVPEYKSKEILAKLDIPIPKGALAKDENEAIKIANELSYPVVLKAQSAKLAHKTDAGGVVLNIKSDDELKIAFNKMMTDIEAIGIKLDGILIEGMAQMGPEIVIGARRDEQWGPVVLVGLGGIWIEILKDVCLITPDLGVDAIVDEISSLKSAALLKGARGAEVVDIKAIAQTVTKIADLIVSNERISEVEINPLVAKAEGVFALDALVVLD from the coding sequence TTGAATAAAGCAATAAGAAGAACTAATGAAGAGACAGTTGAATCTATCTCTTCATTATTGAATCCAAAATCAGTTGTAATCTTAGGAGCCTCTGCAAAACCTGGTTCTAGTGCAAGAAATATTATTAAAACTTTAAAACTAAATGGTTATAAAGGGGAGATAAATTTACTTGGTAGAAATAGTGGAGATATTGATGGAATTGAGATTAAGACAAGTCTTAATGATTTACCAAAAGGTATCGACTTAGGAATTTTAGCAATCCCTGCAGCAAGTGTTTATGATGCAATAGTTGATTTAAAATCTATTGATGTTAAAACCGTTGTTTGTATGAGTGCTGGTTTTGCAGAATTAGGTGAGGAAGGTCACGCTTTACAAGATAAAATTGGTAAATATGCCTATGAAAATAACATAAGATTAGTTGGACCAAATTGCATTGGTTATTTTAATTATGTTAACAATTTTCATCTTGTATTGATTGATTTACCAAAACAAGTTCCTTTTGATAAAAATGGTTCAAAAGGGGTTGCAATTATTACTCAAAGTGGTGGAATTGGTTTATTTATTGGTCAATCATTAGGTAAAAGAGCAGTTCCTACAAGTTATTCTGTAACAATTGGAAATCAAGCAGATATTGAGTTATCTGATTTAATTGATTTTTTTATTGAAGATGAATACACAGGGGCAATTGCAATTTATGCAGAAGAGATTAAAAATCCACAAAACCTACTAAATGCAGTTAAAAGAGCAAATGCAGTTAATAAAAATGTAATTTTAATGCATTCAGGAAGAAGTGAAGCTTCAAGAAGTATTACTCAATCACATACAGGTTCTTTAACAGGTGATTATACTCTAATGGAAACAAAACTTCTTAATGCTGGGGTTGCTATGGTTAATTCATTAGATGAATTAATCACTTTGAGTGAGTTACTACTTAGGTTTCCAAAACCTGTAAGTGGAGAAGTTGGTTTATTAACACACTCAGGTGCAGTTTGTGCAATTGCAACTGATCAATTTGAAGATTGTAATTTAGTTATGGCTGCATTATCAAGTGATATTGAAGAAAAACTAAAAGAGATTATCCCTGAGTATTTACCTGCTAGAAATCCTTTTGATGTAGGTGTTGAAGCTGCACGAGATCCAGAGCTTGTGGGAAAGGGATTAGACCTTTTATTAACTGAACCTAAAATTGGGTCTACCTTAGTTGTTTTACCAACTGACCAAGATATTGGTACAAAAAGTATATTTTTAAATGGTTTTATTGATAGTATGAAAAAACATCCAGAAAAACCTGCTATTTATGTACCTTTAGATGAATCAAATATTTATGAACCTGAATTTATGACACTTGCTCGAGATAATGGTGTAGTATTAGGTAAATCAATGGAAAGTGCAGTAAAAGCCTTATCAAATGTTGACAAACTTTGTAGAAATAAATCTAAACAAAGAAGGGAAAATGAAATTATCAAAATTGATATGATTTCACAACTTGATTCAGGAAATGTACCTGAATATAAGTCAAAAGAGATTTTAGCAAAACTTGATATTCCTATTCCAAAGGGTGCTTTAGCAAAAGATGAAAATGAAGCTATAAAAATTGCAAATGAATTATCATACCCCGTGGTTTTAAAAGCACAATCAGCAAAACTAGCTCATAAAACTGATGCTGGTGGAGTTGTGTTAAATATTAAAAGTGATGATGAATTAAAAATTGCTTTTAATAAGATGATGACAGATATTGAAGCTATAGGTATAAAATTAGATGGTATTTTAATTGAAGGTATGGCTCAAATGGGTCCTGAAATTGTAATTGGTGCAAGAAGAGATGAACAATGGGGACCAGTTGTTTTAGTTGGACTTGGTGGAATTTGGATTGAAATTTTAAAAGATGTTTGTTTAATTACTCCTGATTTGGGAGTTGATGCAATAGTTGATGAAATTTCATCTTTAAAATCAGCAGCATTATTAAAAGGTGCAAGGGGTGCCGAAGTTGTAGATATTAAAGCAATTGCTCAAACAGTAACTAAAATTGCTGATTTAATTGTATCAAATGAAAGAATTTCTGAAGTAGAGATTAATCCTTTAGTTGCAAAAGCTGAAGGTGTTTTTGCCCTTGATGCACTTGTTGTATTAGATTAA
- a CDS encoding aldehyde dehydrogenase family protein, whose amino-acid sequence MKKEYKLFINGQDVPSSSNTIIDDISPSTGKAFAKVHMASKEDIESAIDAAHKASKSWANTTPRQREAILLKAADIFESRTEEIREILITETGSAFGKSMFEIGLVADIFRVAAGECRRVSGYTHATNETGMLSYSVRRPLGVIAGIAPFNAPMILSSKKFAFAIAAGNTFVLKPSSNTAITGLIFGEIFKEAGLPDGVFNVIPCSSSVLGETFQTDKRVKMITFTGSTATGKLIASSAAANLTKFTVELGGKSPMIILNDADVDYAVDTAAFSIFMHQGQICMAGSKIIVQEEIFDAFAQKFAAKISGIKASDPSLPTTIVGPLIEEAQCSFIDGLVNDAVSKGAKVLCGNSHSGCFYEPTVISDVTSEMKVYHDEAFGPVAALIKVKTVEEAVEVANMTNYGLSSAVVTNDIGNALKLSEEIEAGMVHINGPTIMDEAHIPFGGIKDSGMGREGGHFSIEEMTELKWVTVEALGNHPYPF is encoded by the coding sequence ATGAAAAAAGAATACAAACTATTTATTAATGGTCAAGATGTTCCTTCATCATCAAATACTATAATTGATGATATCTCTCCTTCTACTGGAAAGGCTTTTGCAAAAGTTCATATGGCTAGTAAAGAAGATATTGAGTCTGCAATTGATGCCGCTCATAAAGCATCAAAATCTTGGGCAAATACAACACCAAGACAAAGAGAAGCAATTCTTTTAAAAGCTGCTGATATTTTTGAAAGTAGAACAGAAGAGATTAGAGAAATCCTAATTACAGAAACAGGTTCTGCTTTTGGTAAATCTATGTTTGAAATTGGTTTAGTTGCTGATATCTTTAGAGTAGCTGCTGGTGAATGTAGAAGAGTATCTGGATATACACATGCTACAAATGAAACTGGTATGTTATCTTATAGTGTTAGAAGACCATTAGGTGTTATTGCTGGAATTGCTCCTTTTAACGCACCTATGATTTTATCTTCTAAAAAGTTTGCATTTGCAATTGCTGCTGGTAACACTTTTGTATTAAAACCTTCAAGCAATACTGCAATTACAGGTCTTATTTTTGGAGAAATTTTTAAAGAAGCTGGACTTCCTGATGGAGTATTTAATGTAATCCCTTGTTCAAGTTCAGTTTTAGGTGAAACTTTCCAAACAGATAAGAGGGTTAAGATGATTACCTTTACTGGGTCAACTGCAACTGGTAAATTAATTGCTTCAAGTGCAGCTGCTAATTTAACTAAATTTACAGTTGAACTTGGTGGAAAATCTCCAATGATTATTTTAAATGATGCTGATGTTGATTATGCTGTTGATACTGCTGCATTTTCTATTTTTATGCACCAAGGTCAAATTTGTATGGCTGGTTCTAAAATTATTGTTCAAGAAGAGATTTTTGATGCCTTTGCTCAAAAATTTGCGGCTAAAATTTCTGGAATCAAAGCTTCTGATCCAAGTTTACCTACAACTATTGTTGGACCACTTATTGAAGAAGCACAATGTAGTTTTATTGATGGATTAGTAAATGATGCTGTTAGTAAAGGTGCTAAAGTGTTATGTGGTAATTCTCATTCAGGATGTTTCTATGAGCCAACTGTTATTTCTGATGTAACATCTGAGATGAAAGTTTATCATGATGAAGCATTTGGTCCTGTTGCGGCACTAATTAAAGTTAAAACTGTTGAAGAAGCAGTTGAAGTTGCAAATATGACAAATTATGGATTAAGTTCAGCAGTTGTAACTAATGATATTGGAAATGCTTTAAAACTATCAGAAGAGATTGAAGCTGGAATGGTTCATATTAATGGACCTACAATCATGGATGAAGCTCATATCCCATTTGGTGGAATTAAAGATAGTGGTATGGGTAGAGAAGGTGGGCACTTCTCTATTGAAGAGATGACTGAACTTAAATGGGTAACTGTTGAAGCTTTAGGTAATCATCCTTATCCATTTTAA
- a CDS encoding TRAP transporter substrate-binding protein has protein sequence MNKLVKKATLGLAGSMLLVSSLWGAEKATVLTMHTFLSPKAPPYAKLLEPWAAEVEKLSQGKIKIEMFPSMSMGGKPNELYKQARDGVADIVYTVAGYTPGVFPRTEVLELPTVHTNSSLKTAMAAKDNFDLLKDDFTDVHPLVIAMAGPYQLSTVSKKVDSLDAVKGLKLRSPSRTGAWYIQELGAEPVGMPLPAAPQALSKGAVDGAALPMEIFPAFKFQQLTKYTTEIKGGGGFGGSVLLLLMNKEKYESLSQELKDVLAQTTGKKQIAKFAKLADDFEAIGKGLQVKSGGEIITLSEEETAKFDAAGEKTVQRWVAEMNGKGIDGQKIVDAVKKSIANQ, from the coding sequence ATGAATAAGTTAGTTAAAAAAGCAACACTAGGTTTAGCTGGGTCAATGTTATTAGTAAGCTCATTATGGGGTGCAGAAAAAGCGACAGTTCTTACAATGCATACTTTTTTAAGTCCAAAAGCACCGCCATATGCTAAACTTTTAGAGCCATGGGCAGCTGAAGTTGAAAAACTATCACAAGGGAAAATTAAAATTGAAATGTTTCCATCAATGAGTATGGGTGGTAAACCAAATGAATTATACAAACAAGCTAGAGATGGTGTTGCTGATATTGTTTATACAGTTGCAGGTTATACTCCAGGTGTTTTCCCTAGAACAGAAGTTTTAGAATTACCAACTGTACATACAAACTCAAGTTTAAAAACTGCAATGGCGGCAAAAGACAACTTTGATTTATTAAAAGATGACTTTACAGATGTACATCCACTTGTTATTGCAATGGCTGGTCCATACCAATTAAGTACAGTTAGTAAAAAAGTTGACTCATTAGATGCAGTTAAAGGATTAAAATTAAGATCTCCTTCTCGAACTGGTGCTTGGTATATTCAAGAATTAGGTGCTGAGCCAGTTGGTATGCCTTTACCTGCGGCTCCTCAAGCTTTATCTAAAGGTGCAGTTGATGGTGCAGCTTTACCAATGGAAATTTTCCCAGCATTTAAGTTTCAACAATTAACTAAATACACTACTGAAATCAAAGGTGGTGGAGGATTTGGTGGTTCTGTTCTTTTACTACTAATGAATAAAGAAAAATATGAAAGTCTTTCACAAGAATTAAAAGATGTATTAGCTCAAACTACTGGAAAAAAACAAATTGCTAAATTTGCAAAATTAGCAGATGATTTTGAAGCAATTGGAAAAGGATTACAAGTTAAATCTGGTGGTGAGATTATTACTTTAAGTGAAGAAGAAACAGCAAAATTTGATGCAGCAGGTGAAAAAACTGTTCAAAGATGGGTTGCTGAAATGAATGGTAAAGGTATCGACGGACAAAAAATCGTTGATGCAGTTAAAAAATCTATAGCAAATCAATAA
- a CDS encoding p-hydroxycinnamoyl CoA hydratase/lyase yields MSSEKDVVKYEVVDGIAWVSYNRPEKRNCMSPAVNRRMMEILDELEYSDDVSVLVLTGEGTAFSAGMDLKEYFVENEAKGLGAIRQSQREAYGWWKRLRDFYKPTIAMVNGWCFGGAYGPLFACDLAFAAKDAQFGLSEINWGILPGGGATKVAVELLSFRDAMYHSMMGENVDGEKAAQWGLVNEACDSDKLKDRVIEVCNVLKEKNPVALHATKQAVRKVSEMTYQNAEEYLVKAQEAANYFDNTGRKEGIKQFIYEKTYKPGLGAYNKDIER; encoded by the coding sequence ATGAGTAGTGAAAAAGACGTAGTAAAGTACGAAGTAGTAGATGGAATTGCATGGGTTTCTTATAATAGACCAGAAAAAAGAAATTGTATGAGTCCAGCTGTTAATAGAAGAATGATGGAGATTCTTGATGAGTTAGAGTATTCAGATGATGTTTCTGTTCTTGTTTTAACAGGTGAGGGTACTGCATTTAGTGCTGGTATGGACTTAAAAGAGTATTTTGTTGAAAATGAAGCAAAAGGTTTAGGTGCAATTAGACAATCTCAAAGGGAAGCTTATGGATGGTGGAAAAGACTAAGAGATTTTTATAAACCAACAATTGCAATGGTAAATGGATGGTGTTTTGGTGGTGCTTATGGACCATTATTCGCTTGTGATTTAGCATTTGCTGCAAAAGATGCACAGTTTGGATTATCTGAAATCAACTGGGGAATTTTACCAGGTGGAGGTGCGACAAAAGTTGCTGTTGAATTATTAAGTTTTAGAGATGCAATGTATCATTCAATGATGGGGGAAAATGTAGATGGTGAAAAAGCTGCTCAATGGGGATTAGTAAATGAAGCTTGTGATTCAGACAAACTTAAAGATAGAGTTATCGAAGTTTGTAATGTGTTAAAAGAGAAAAACCCAGTTGCTTTACATGCTACAAAACAAGCAGTTAGAAAAGTTTCTGAAATGACATATCAAAATGCAGAAGAGTATTTAGTAAAAGCTCAAGAAGCAGCAAATTATTTTGATAATACTGGTAGAAAAGAAGGAATTAAACAGTTTATTTATGAGAAAACTTATAAGCCAGGTTTAGGTGCTTATAACAAAGATATTGAAAGATAA
- a CDS encoding acyl-CoA dehydrogenase family protein, producing the protein MGKNGQSAATEALAAAGDHLQAADVGALDSAMSDAMKKLNVTKSSLVERLIYGPQPDLSEISAGSVEMQNAKTKEADEILETALNLLESGQAFEADGKLSNTLREEVSKKNAYGFTVPAEYNGLGLNYNQLAIMEESLAANGIGALAVEISGQLTIGSSSLLGYGDDRQKSIFLPMISGGRITSFALTEVGVGVNAKKIQAYVEKDEENNCYRLFAEGAANKHYITSAIYGGIMAIAARIGKGGKKIGLFIIELPEGDISNDEYSFNIVSSNSDAFKSIYNTRITFSNFPIPVENEIKADGVEVLFYCLRMGRCMLTAMCAGYQRMMASDSVNYAIKRLGVGGPIIKHELPRLRIGKMLGGALTSQALSHLSLNQDKNGVDLAGLRDISKSFAASSALESLISCERVIGGRSFDRSSRVTEARANIHVFGIVEGENDLILMGMIKDITSNFTKDNVASMLSVLQEANMKNGEPVEKDERILKIDLKTFMKYPGRCTTATLKLLAKPGFYKLISWIIGNGLKEIPHLLGRLVPVSMKSRYDEIPADLKPYVQYAERNLRKCKWLYLGMSLYYQLEQTGAQVPIHRLGKKIELLVAMLALCAHASKIDKSQQSIAALYSEILKVEIEGIQVLKGLSSTENLRRFLKEVGDDAQNGTSTLIKDVKLEPFAHDWQIK; encoded by the coding sequence ATGGGGAAAAATGGACAATCAGCTGCAACGGAAGCTTTAGCTGCGGCAGGTGATCATTTACAAGCTGCTGATGTTGGAGCTTTAGATTCAGCAATGTCTGATGCAATGAAAAAACTAAATGTTACAAAATCAAGTTTAGTTGAAAGATTAATTTATGGTCCACAACCAGATTTATCTGAAATCTCAGCTGGTTCAGTTGAGATGCAAAATGCAAAAACAAAAGAAGCTGATGAGATTTTAGAAACTGCATTAAATTTATTAGAAAGTGGACAAGCTTTTGAAGCTGATGGGAAACTATCAAATACTTTAAGGGAAGAAGTATCTAAGAAAAATGCTTATGGATTTACTGTCCCAGCAGAATATAATGGTTTAGGTCTAAACTATAATCAATTAGCAATTATGGAAGAATCATTGGCGGCAAATGGTATAGGAGCACTAGCTGTTGAAATATCTGGACAATTGACAATTGGTTCAAGTTCATTACTTGGGTATGGAGATGATAGACAAAAATCTATATTTTTACCAATGATTTCTGGGGGAAGAATCACATCTTTTGCATTAACTGAAGTTGGTGTTGGTGTAAATGCTAAAAAAATTCAAGCATATGTTGAAAAAGATGAAGAGAATAATTGCTATAGACTATTTGCCGAAGGAGCTGCAAATAAACATTATATTACTAGTGCTATTTATGGTGGAATAATGGCTATTGCCGCAAGAATTGGAAAAGGTGGTAAAAAAATTGGTTTATTTATCATTGAACTTCCTGAGGGAGATATTTCAAATGATGAGTATAGTTTTAATATTGTTTCTTCAAATTCTGATGCTTTTAAATCAATTTATAACACAAGAATTACTTTCTCAAACTTCCCAATTCCAGTAGAAAATGAAATCAAAGCTGATGGAGTAGAGGTTTTATTTTATTGCCTTAGAATGGGTAGATGTATGTTAACTGCAATGTGTGCAGGTTATCAAAGAATGATGGCATCAGATTCTGTTAATTATGCAATTAAAAGATTAGGAGTAGGTGGTCCTATTATCAAACATGAATTACCTCGTTTAAGAATTGGAAAAATGTTAGGTGGTGCATTAACATCTCAAGCATTATCTCACCTTTCTTTGAATCAAGATAAAAATGGAGTTGATTTAGCTGGTTTAAGAGATATCTCAAAATCTTTTGCAGCAAGTTCAGCTTTAGAATCATTAATCTCTTGTGAAAGAGTTATTGGTGGAAGAAGTTTTGATAGAAGTTCAAGGGTTACAGAAGCTAGAGCAAATATCCATGTATTTGGAATTGTTGAGGGTGAAAATGACTTGATTTTGATGGGTATGATTAAAGATATTACTTCTAATTTCACAAAAGACAATGTTGCAAGTATGTTAAGTGTTTTACAAGAAGCTAACATGAAAAACGGAGAGCCTGTTGAAAAAGATGAAAGAATCTTAAAAATCGATTTAAAAACTTTTATGAAATATCCAGGTAGATGTACAACGGCAACTTTAAAATTACTTGCAAAACCGGGATTTTATAAATTAATCTCTTGGATTATAGGAAATGGTTTAAAGGAGATTCCACATCTATTAGGAAGATTAGTTCCTGTATCTATGAAATCTAGATATGACGAAATTCCAGCAGATTTAAAACCATATGTTCAATATGCAGAAAGAAATCTACGAAAATGTAAATGGCTTTACCTAGGTATGAGTTTGTATTATCAATTAGAACAAACTGGTGCACAGGTTCCAATCCATAGATTGGGTAAAAAAATTGAACTTCTTGTTGCGATGCTTGCACTTTGTGCACATGCATCAAAAATAGATAAGTCTCAACAATCAATTGCAGCTTTATATTCTGAAATACTAAAAGTTGAAATTGAGGGTATTCAGGTATTAAAAGGTTTATCTTCTACTGAAAATTTAAGAAGATTTCTTAAAGAGGTAGGTGATGATGCACAAAATGGAACTAGTACATTAATCAAAGATGTTAAGCTAGAACCATTTGCACATGATTGGCAAATCAAATAA